CATTATATTCTTTGGGCCCTCGCCACCCCGGTGGTCCTGGTGTGGGGCTGGCCCTTTTTCCGCCACGGCTGGCAGATGCTCATGCACCGGACCGCCGGGATGGATACCCTTGTCGCCCTGAGCACCGGGTGTGCGTATGCCTGGAGTGTTTTTAATACCCTCGACCCCGGGTACCTCCGGTCAAAAGGGCTGCCCGCCGACGTCTACTTCGAGGCCGCCAGTGTGGTGATCGCGTTTATCCTGTTGGGGCGATGGATCGAGGACCGCGCCAAGACCACCGCTTCCGATGCCATCCGGAAGCTGATGGAGCTACAACCGTCGGTCGTTCTTCTTGAAACCCCGGACGGCGCCACCCGCGAGGTGCCGCTACACAACATCCACCCCGGAGACCTTCTTCGCGTCCGCCCCGGGGAACGGATCGCCGTGGACGGCGCCATCGACGCCGGGGAAAGCTATATCGACGAAAGTACCCTGAGCGGGGAACCCCTCCCCGTGGCCAAACACGAGGGTGACCCCGTTTGGGCCGGAACCCTTAACCGGCAGGGCTCCTTCCGGATGCGCGCCGGCAAGGTCGGCCGCGACACTCTTTTGGCTGGCATCATCCGCCACGTCCGCGAGGCCCAGGGCTCCAAGGCGCCCGTCCAGCGACTCGTCGACAAGGTGGCCGCCGTCTTTGTGCCCTCGGTCATCGGGATCGCGGTCCTCGCATTTATTGTATGGTGGGTGTCCGGTTCGTTGCCCCAGGCGATCCTTGCTTTTGTTACCGTACTCGTCATCGCCTGTCCCTGCGCCCTGGGCCTCGCAACGCCCACCGCCCTGATGGTGGGTGTCGGCAAGGGCGCCTCCATAGGCGTTTTTGTAAAGGACGCCACCAGCCTCGAACGCTTGCGCAACATCCAGGCGCTCGTCCTCGACAAAACCGGCACCCTGACCGAGGGCAAGCCCCAGGTCGCCGCGCTCCGCTGGTTTGCCGGTGACAATGTCCAGGCGCGGGCGCTCCTTTACAGTCTGGAACGCTCGTCCGAGCATCCCCTGGGGGGCGCGATTTGCGCGGCCCTGGAGGGTGGGGGAGGCGCTGCAGCCTCCGGCACCGCGCCTGGTCCCGTGCCCGCTGCGCTCCCCCTCCTGCCGCTGCAGGGCATCACCTCCGTGCCCGGAGCCGGAATTGAAGGGACTTTCGTCCGCTCCGTTTACCGCGTAGGTAACCTTCGCTGGCTACGCATAAGTGGCGTAGCGGTGACCCAGGAGGTGGAGGCGTGGGCCGCGGCCCAGGAATCCGCCGCGCGGACCGTCGTTGTCTTTGCGAAGGACGGCTCTGTGCTCGCGGGTATCGCGCTCCACGACCGGCTGAGACCCGGTGCGCGGGAAGCAGTGGCGGACCTGACCGCCCGCGGGATCGCCGTACATCTCCTGACGGGGGACAACGCGGCGACGGCGGCCGTCATCGCCCGGGAGGCGGGCATCGCGTCCTACGAGGCGGGTTTGTTACCGGGGGATAAAACGGCTTTTGTGCGCGGGTTACAGGGGCGGGGGCTGGTCGTGGGTATGGCCGGGGACGGCATCAACGACGCGGAAGCCCTGGCGGCCGCGGATGTGGGTATTGCCATGGGCAGCGGGACGGACATCGCCATGGATGTGGCGGGGATGACGCTGGTCAACGCCCGGCCGGACCGGATACCCGCGGCCCTGGATTTGTCGAAGTATACTTTCCGTGCCATCCGGCAAAACCTGATCTTTGCATTTGTATACAACGTCATCGGCATCCCCCTGGCGGCCGGCGCCTTTGGATTCCAATTGAACCCCATGATCGCGGGGGCCGCCATGGCGATGAGCAGCATTACTGTCGTGGGCAACAGCCTGCGGCTTAAATTTCGTCCGGTTGGGCGTCCCGCAACCAGCGTGGGGCGTTCCACAATACAAACAATTTAAACATCCTATATGCGTACCATTAAAGCACTCCTGTTTACCGTGTTCAGCCTGATCGGCCTGGCTTCTTTTGCCCAAAACACAACGACGACGACCTTTAAGGTGTCGGGCAATTGTTCTACCTGCAAAAAACACATCGAGGGCGCGGCCCTTTTGCCTGGTGTCGCAAAGGTGGACTGGAACAAGGATACCAAGATCCTGACCCTCGTCTACAATCCGACCAAGGTGAGCGTCGACGACGTCCAGAAGCGTATTGCCGCCGTGGGCTACGACACCCCGAAGTACCGCGGGGATGACAAGGCGTATAACAAACTGGACGAGTGTTGCCAGTATGACCGGAAGCCCTAGGTAGGGCGCCTCGCACCGGCGCCGCCGCGCAATGAGCGGGGCCGCGCCCAGCGATGTGCAGTCGCCGTGAGCCCGCCAGGGCCACGCCCCGCGCCCGCCGCCGCAATGGGCCCCGC
This region of Dinghuibacter silviterrae genomic DNA includes:
- a CDS encoding heavy metal translocating P-type ATPase; translation: MEKKKLPETPRKLPVPVTGMSCASCAINVERALQRQPGVRSASVNYADASALVEYEPSVIGPEALRAAVRGVGYDLLLPESASAAAAGTVGAAPSAGPAADPARRAANAPAASWADPDSAAAARRATDAPAASWADPGSADPGSADPARATAPGRAAAAPAASWADPDSVDPARIAAARRAETRAVRNRMMGALALSAPQVLISMAFPQLPYTHYILWALATPVVLVWGWPFFRHGWQMLMHRTAGMDTLVALSTGCAYAWSVFNTLDPGYLRSKGLPADVYFEAASVVIAFILLGRWIEDRAKTTASDAIRKLMELQPSVVLLETPDGATREVPLHNIHPGDLLRVRPGERIAVDGAIDAGESYIDESTLSGEPLPVAKHEGDPVWAGTLNRQGSFRMRAGKVGRDTLLAGIIRHVREAQGSKAPVQRLVDKVAAVFVPSVIGIAVLAFIVWWVSGSLPQAILAFVTVLVIACPCALGLATPTALMVGVGKGASIGVFVKDATSLERLRNIQALVLDKTGTLTEGKPQVAALRWFAGDNVQARALLYSLERSSEHPLGGAICAALEGGGGAAASGTAPGPVPAALPLLPLQGITSVPGAGIEGTFVRSVYRVGNLRWLRISGVAVTQEVEAWAAAQESAARTVVVFAKDGSVLAGIALHDRLRPGAREAVADLTARGIAVHLLTGDNAATAAVIAREAGIASYEAGLLPGDKTAFVRGLQGRGLVVGMAGDGINDAEALAAADVGIAMGSGTDIAMDVAGMTLVNARPDRIPAALDLSKYTFRAIRQNLIFAFVYNVIGIPLAAGAFGFQLNPMIAGAAMAMSSITVVGNSLRLKFRPVGRPATSVGRSTIQTI
- a CDS encoding heavy-metal-associated domain-containing protein, with amino-acid sequence MRTIKALLFTVFSLIGLASFAQNTTTTTFKVSGNCSTCKKHIEGAALLPGVAKVDWNKDTKILTLVYNPTKVSVDDVQKRIAAVGYDTPKYRGDDKAYNKLDECCQYDRKP